A portion of the Perognathus longimembris pacificus isolate PPM17 chromosome 20, ASM2315922v1, whole genome shotgun sequence genome contains these proteins:
- the LOC125368167 gene encoding LOW QUALITY PROTEIN: zinc finger protein 345-like (The sequence of the model RefSeq protein was modified relative to this genomic sequence to represent the inferred CDS: substituted 1 base at 1 genomic stop codon): MQKAFTQPSSRSSHGRIHTGEKPYECRTCGKAFNKPSQRARHERTHTGEKPYACCTCGKAFTDPYSRSSHERIHTGEKPYECRTCGEAFTYSYQRATHERTHTGENPYECRTCGKAFTQPSHRARHERIHTGEKPYECRTCGKAFSDSSQRAKHERIHTGENPYECRTCGKAFNHPSHRARHERIHTGEKPYECRTCGKAFTDSSQRAKHERIHTGEKPYECCTCGKAFNQPSQRARHERTHTGEKPYECRTCGKAFTDPSSRSLHERIHTGEKPYQCHFCGKAFTTSSQCAKHERIHSGDKPYXCHFCEKAFTVQSCRATHERIHTGGKPYECHFCGKVFCLASSLLQHMKVFGQLVENK, translated from the exons atgca gaaagccttcactcagccatctTCTCGTTCCTCACATgggagaatacacactggagagaagccctatgaatgtcgaacctgtgggaaagccttcaataaGCCATCTCAGCGTGCCAgacacgagagaacacacactggagagaaaccctatgcatgttgcacctgtgggaaagccttcactgatcCATATTCTCGTTcttcacatgagagaatacatactggagagaagccctatgaatgtcgcacctgtggagaAGCCTTCACTTACTCATATCAACGTGCCacacacgagagaacacacactggagagaacccctatgaatgtcgcacctgtgggaaagccttcactcagccatctcaCCGTGCCAGAcacgagagaatacacactggagagaaaccctatgaatgtcgcacctgtgggaaagccttcagtgatTCATCTCAacgtgccaaacatgagagaatacacactggagagaacccctatgaatgtcgcacctgtgggaaagccttcaatcaCCCATCTCACCGTGCCCGAcacgagagaatacacactggagagaaaccctatgaatgtcgcacctgtgggaaagccttcactgattCATCTCAacgtgccaaacatgagagaatacacactggagagaagccctatgagtgttgcacctgtgggaaagccttcaatcaGCCATCTCAGCGTGCCAgacacgagagaacacacactggagagaagccctatgaatgtcgcacctgtgggaaagccttcactgatcCATCTTCTCGTTCcttacatgagagaatacacactggagagaaaccttatcagtgtcacttctgtgggaaagccttcactacatCATCTCAatgtgccaaacatgagagaatacacagtGGAGACAAACCCTATTAGTGTCACTTCTGTGAgaaagccttcactgtgcaatcttgtcgtgccacacatgagagaatacacactggagggA AGccttatgagtgtcacttctgtgggaaagttttctgtttaGCCTCCAGTCTTTTGCAACATATGAAA